A single genomic interval of Flavobacterium sp. N2820 harbors:
- a CDS encoding formimidoylglutamase, translating into MVFDFLQPVSASVEEFISKLSNQTLGKKVALHTQTDFPVLENVSLSIITVNENRGGNGTNEDFGFEDFRKQFYSLYPGNWNVSIVDLGTIEAGASVEDTYFVVKKLVEDLIKKNITPIIIGGSQDLTYAMYRAYDNLDQMVNLVAVDNQFDFAKEGAFASSSFLSKIIVEEPNNLFNYANLGYQTYYNSQEEIDLIEKLYFEAYRLGEVSNTISVAEPVFRDADLVSIDLSSVQSAFSGNFKQFSPNGFNGKEICALTRYAGISDKVSSLGIFNFNGIAQENVLIAQMIWYFIEGFSFRSNEYPFGTKDNYIKYIVPIENEELIFYKSNKTGRWWIEIPFLTNVNNKLKRITLLPCTNEDYLAACEQEIPERWWKAQRRNVL; encoded by the coding sequence ATGGTTTTTGATTTTTTACAACCTGTTTCAGCTTCAGTTGAAGAATTTATTTCAAAATTATCTAATCAAACATTAGGTAAAAAAGTTGCGCTGCATACACAAACCGATTTTCCAGTTTTAGAAAATGTTTCATTATCAATTATTACAGTAAATGAAAACAGAGGAGGAAATGGAACAAACGAAGATTTTGGTTTTGAAGATTTTAGAAAACAATTTTACAGTTTATATCCAGGAAATTGGAATGTTTCTATTGTAGATTTAGGAACTATTGAAGCCGGTGCAAGTGTTGAGGATACTTATTTTGTTGTAAAAAAACTTGTTGAAGATCTTATAAAGAAAAATATTACACCAATTATTATAGGAGGAAGTCAGGATTTAACCTACGCCATGTATCGTGCATATGATAATTTAGATCAAATGGTGAACCTGGTGGCTGTGGATAATCAATTTGATTTTGCTAAAGAAGGTGCTTTTGCATCAAGTTCATTTTTGTCAAAAATTATTGTAGAGGAGCCAAATAATCTATTCAATTATGCAAATTTAGGCTACCAAACTTATTATAATTCGCAAGAAGAGATTGATTTAATCGAGAAACTATATTTTGAAGCTTATCGTTTAGGTGAGGTTTCTAATACTATTTCTGTAGCAGAACCTGTTTTTAGGGATGCGGATTTAGTAAGTATTGATCTTTCGTCGGTTCAGTCTGCATTTTCTGGAAATTTCAAACAATTCAGTCCTAATGGATTCAATGGGAAAGAGATTTGTGCATTAACACGTTACGCTGGAATAAGTGATAAAGTTTCATCGTTAGGAATTTTTAATTTTAATGGCATAGCCCAAGAAAATGTTTTAATTGCGCAAATGATTTGGTATTTTATTGAAGGTTTTAGTTTTCGTTCAAACGAGTACCCTTTTGGGACAAAAGATAATTATATTAAATATATTGTACCTATAGAAAACGAAGAGTTGATTTTTTACAAGAGTAATAAAACAGGTCGTTGGTGGATAGAAATACCTTTTTTAACAAATGTTAACAATAAATTAAAAAGAATTACGTTATTACCTTGCACAAATGAAGATTATTTAGCAGCTTGCGAGCAAGAAATACCTGAAAGATGGTGGAAAGCGCAGCGAAGAAATGTATTGTAA
- the gldK gene encoding gliding motility lipoprotein GldK — MKKFVAFSAILSLFISCGKGDKGEVVGVKGRKWHPEKPYGMTLVPGGAFIMGKSDDDLANIQDAPTKTVTVRSFYMDETEITNSEYRQFVEWVKDSTIMTRLAILADEQGKKPGDGIGDFAFADVDPAKMTPYDKYMYENYYSLGTDDDIYAGRKLNRKVKLIKEPSKYPDEFYVEVMDSMYLPESESYNGLKTIDASKLKFKYNQVDLNKAVKKKGRKNFYEDAPPIEIYPDTTAWIKDFAYSYNEPMHNDYFWHQAYGDYPVVGVSWNQAKAFCAWRTMYKNAYVKKKKGRDQVNSFRLPTEAEWEYAARGGISGATYPWGGPYAKNDRGCFMANFKPNRGDYAADGALYTVEAKSYEPNDYNLYNMAGNVAEWTESSYFAEAYEFVSTMNPHVADKTNQRKVVRGGSWKDVGYMLQVSTRDFEYADSARSYIGFRTVQDYMGTAATGNRPK, encoded by the coding sequence ATGAAGAAGTTTGTTGCATTTTCAGCAATTTTGTCATTGTTTATCAGTTGTGGTAAAGGCGATAAAGGAGAAGTAGTAGGAGTTAAAGGAAGAAAATGGCATCCTGAGAAGCCTTATGGGATGACATTAGTTCCTGGAGGAGCCTTTATTATGGGTAAATCAGATGATGATTTAGCTAATATACAAGACGCACCTACAAAAACAGTTACCGTACGTTCATTTTATATGGATGAAACAGAAATCACAAACAGTGAGTATCGTCAATTTGTTGAATGGGTAAAAGACTCAACAATAATGACTCGTTTAGCTATTTTAGCAGACGAACAAGGTAAAAAACCTGGTGATGGTATTGGTGATTTTGCCTTTGCTGATGTTGATCCAGCAAAAATGACTCCTTATGATAAATATATGTATGAAAATTATTACAGTCTTGGTACTGATGATGATATTTATGCAGGGAGAAAATTGAACAGAAAAGTAAAATTGATAAAAGAACCTTCTAAATATCCTGATGAATTTTATGTAGAAGTAATGGATTCAATGTATTTACCTGAGTCTGAGTCGTATAATGGTTTAAAGACTATCGATGCTTCGAAATTAAAATTTAAATACAATCAAGTTGATTTAAATAAAGCGGTAAAGAAAAAGGGGCGTAAAAACTTTTATGAAGATGCGCCGCCAATTGAAATTTATCCTGATACAACAGCATGGATTAAAGATTTTGCTTACTCATATAATGAACCAATGCATAATGACTATTTTTGGCATCAAGCATATGGAGATTATCCAGTAGTAGGGGTGTCTTGGAATCAGGCTAAAGCATTTTGTGCTTGGAGAACAATGTATAAAAATGCTTATGTTAAAAAGAAAAAAGGAAGAGATCAAGTAAATTCATTCCGTTTACCAACTGAGGCTGAATGGGAATATGCTGCAAGAGGTGGTATTTCAGGAGCAACATATCCTTGGGGTGGTCCTTATGCTAAAAATGACAGAGGTTGCTTTATGGCTAATTTCAAACCAAACCGTGGAGATTACGCTGCAGATGGTGCTTTATATACAGTAGAAGCAAAATCATATGAGCCTAATGATTATAATTTGTACAATATGGCGGGTAATGTCGCTGAATGGACAGAATCTTCATATTTTGCTGAGGCATACGAATTTGTTTCAACTATGAATCCACACGTAGCGGACAAAACAAACCAACGTAAAGTTGTTCGTGGTGGTTCTTGGAAAGATGTAGGTTACATGTTACAAGTTTCTACTCGTGATTTCGAATACGCTGATTCAGCAAGAAGTTACATCGGTTTTAGAACTGTTCAAGATTACATGGGGACAGCTGCAACTGGTAACAGACCAAAATAG
- the gldL gene encoding gliding motility protein GldL — translation MALLSPKVMNFSYGMGAAIVIIGALFKIAHFEIGPLTGTVMLTIGLVTEAAIFAISAFEEPAKELDWSLVYPELAGGEATGKKAKTENPAEAQGLLSQKLDNMLKEAKIDGELMASLGNSIKNFEGAAKSISPTVDAMAGQKKYAEEMSTAAAQMEALNNLYKLQLDSASRNATANQEIADNAAKLKEQMQSMTSNIASLNAVYGGMLTAMSNRG, via the coding sequence ATGGCATTATTATCACCAAAAGTTATGAATTTCTCATATGGTATGGGAGCTGCGATTGTTATTATTGGAGCATTATTCAAAATTGCTCACTTTGAAATTGGACCTTTAACGGGTACTGTTATGTTAACCATTGGTCTTGTAACAGAAGCTGCAATTTTTGCAATTTCTGCGTTTGAAGAGCCGGCAAAAGAACTTGATTGGTCATTAGTTTACCCTGAATTAGCAGGTGGTGAAGCTACTGGAAAAAAAGCAAAAACTGAAAATCCTGCTGAAGCACAAGGATTATTATCTCAAAAATTAGATAATATGTTAAAAGAAGCTAAAATTGATGGTGAATTAATGGCAAGCTTAGGAAATAGTATTAAAAATTTCGAAGGAGCTGCAAAATCTATTTCTCCAACTGTAGATGCTATGGCTGGTCAAAAGAAATATGCTGAAGAAATGTCTACGGCAGCTGCGCAAATGGAAGCTTTAAATAACTTATATAAATTACAATTAGACAGTGCTTCTAGAAATGCTACTGCAAATCAAGAGATTGCTGATAATGCAGCTAAATTAAAAGAACAAATGCAATCTATGACTTCAAACATTGCATCTTTAAATGCTGTTTACGGAGGTATGCTTACTGCAATGAGTAACAGAGGATAA
- the gldM gene encoding gliding motility protein GldM: MAGGKLTPRQKMINLMYLVFIAMLAMNMSKEVLSAFGLMNEKFETSNESASKSNEQSLAALDLKAKESKGEFINAAVTAHKVSDASKKFYSFIETLKIENLKGTESEDGKLPYEAMDKADNLDHSWFTGDGYTKRGNEVMSAIESYKSEMKSALSDSKYSVILKQVNDAFNTADVKNKEGVSVKFLDYHFKGFPQIASLAKLSAWQSDIKKIETDVINSALGKAAVDESSYSKFEAIVVLEKNAYFAGEQVSGKVVLGKYDPNAKFEGFVGPGKLVNGQAVISTTAGGIGEQTLAGSFNFKENGKPINLPFKGTYVVVPRPNQAIISADKMNVVYRGVPNPISVSVPGIASNKVNASAPGMTKVGDGKFMLKPQSGAEVKISVTATMPDGKPMSSAQVFRIKGLPAPTGKVGGTDKNKGPKSNLEVCSVTAVMEDFDFPVSVNVTQFNIKVPGQPTIVVSGSKMDSRARAAIAKASRGDIVIISEIKASFQGIDQVAKRVSPCTYEIQ, encoded by the coding sequence ATGGCAGGAGGAAAATTAACCCCTAGACAGAAGATGATTAACCTAATGTACTTGGTTTTTATCGCAATGTTGGCAATGAATATGTCAAAAGAAGTACTTTCGGCTTTTGGTTTGATGAATGAAAAATTCGAAACATCAAATGAATCTGCTTCTAAATCTAATGAGCAAAGTTTAGCTGCTTTAGATTTAAAGGCTAAAGAATCAAAAGGAGAATTTATAAATGCTGCTGTAACAGCACATAAAGTATCTGATGCATCTAAAAAGTTTTATAGTTTTATAGAAACTTTGAAAATAGAAAATTTAAAAGGAACTGAGTCTGAAGATGGTAAATTGCCTTATGAAGCTATGGATAAAGCTGATAACTTAGATCATAGTTGGTTTACTGGCGATGGTTATACTAAAAGAGGTAATGAAGTTATGTCAGCTATTGAAAGCTATAAATCAGAAATGAAATCTGCTTTGAGTGATTCTAAGTATAGTGTTATCTTAAAACAAGTTAATGATGCTTTTAATACTGCGGATGTTAAAAATAAAGAAGGAGTAAGTGTTAAATTTCTAGATTATCATTTTAAAGGATTTCCTCAGATTGCATCATTAGCTAAGTTGTCTGCATGGCAAAGCGATATTAAAAAAATCGAAACTGATGTAATTAATTCTGCACTTGGTAAAGCTGCTGTTGATGAATCTTCTTATAGTAAATTTGAAGCAATTGTTGTTTTAGAAAAGAATGCTTATTTTGCAGGTGAACAAGTTTCTGGTAAAGTTGTTTTGGGTAAATATGATCCAAACGCAAAATTTGAAGGTTTTGTTGGTCCTGGGAAATTAGTAAATGGTCAAGCTGTTATTTCAACTACCGCTGGAGGTATTGGTGAACAAACTTTAGCTGGTTCTTTTAATTTTAAAGAAAATGGTAAACCAATTAATCTTCCATTTAAAGGTACTTATGTTGTAGTACCTCGCCCTAATCAAGCAATAATTTCAGCTGATAAAATGAATGTTGTTTATCGTGGAGTACCTAATCCTATCTCTGTTTCTGTTCCTGGTATAGCTTCTAACAAAGTTAATGCAAGTGCTCCTGGAATGACTAAAGTAGGAGATGGAAAGTTTATGTTAAAACCTCAATCAGGTGCTGAAGTTAAAATTAGTGTAACAGCTACAATGCCTGATGGTAAACCAATGTCAAGTGCTCAAGTATTTAGAATTAAAGGTTTGCCTGCACCAACTGGTAAAGTTGGAGGTACTGACAAAAATAAAGGTCCAAAATCTAATTTAGAAGTGTGTTCAGTTACTGCTGTTATGGAAGATTTTGATTTTCCAGTTAGCGTTAATGTAACTCAATTTAATATTAAAGTTCCAGGTCAGCCAACTATTGTTGTATCTGGGAGCAAGATGGATTCAAGAGCAAGAGCAGCAATTGCTAAAGCTTCAAGAGGAGATATTGTTATCATTTCTGAAATTAAAGCAAGTTTCCAAGGAATTGATCAGGTTGCAAAACGTGTATCGCCTTGTACTTACGAAATACAATAA
- the gldN gene encoding gliding motility protein GldN has translation MNWRNSIAILVLGLSTSFTFAQSNLLNAKTPDQIGKKTEAELSADNDKPLPYGYVHDRDILMGKRMWEVIDLDERVNFPLYFPVDGDVMSSPDRRPLYNVLISAIKEGKISEVYDSSYFTTKKTLKDIEASLFKIDTSDVGREQMNEDIDAYRQGSKQISEEYIRKTEIQAYNVDAYKVVGYWYFDKRQGELKYRMLGICPMVPDVYTMGNEETEEEMVELFWVYFPASRDVLHEAKAFNNRNSAMSFTFDHLLNARRFSGVVYQEENVYGDRMIKDYMKENAQMQLLESERVKEKIRDFEQDMWNY, from the coding sequence ATGAATTGGAGAAATAGTATTGCAATTTTAGTATTAGGTTTAAGTACTTCTTTTACCTTTGCTCAGTCTAATCTTTTGAACGCTAAAACACCTGATCAAATCGGGAAAAAAACGGAAGCAGAATTAAGTGCAGACAATGATAAACCATTACCTTACGGATATGTTCATGACAGAGATATCTTAATGGGTAAACGTATGTGGGAAGTTATTGATTTAGATGAAAGAGTAAACTTTCCGCTTTATTTTCCTGTAGATGGTGATGTTATGTCTTCTCCAGATAGAAGACCACTTTATAATGTTTTAATTTCTGCAATTAAAGAAGGAAAAATTTCTGAAGTATATGATTCTAGTTATTTCACTACTAAGAAAACATTAAAAGATATTGAAGCTTCTTTGTTTAAAATTGACACATCTGATGTTGGTAGAGAACAAATGAATGAAGATATTGATGCTTACAGACAAGGTTCTAAACAAATTTCTGAAGAGTATATTAGAAAAACAGAAATTCAAGCTTACAATGTTGATGCATATAAAGTTGTTGGATACTGGTATTTTGATAAACGTCAAGGAGAATTAAAATACAGAATGTTAGGTATTTGTCCTATGGTTCCCGATGTTTATACAATGGGAAATGAAGAAACAGAGGAAGAAATGGTTGAATTATTTTGGGTTTATTTCCCAGCTTCTAGAGATGTATTACATGAAGCTAAAGCTTTTAATAACAGAAACTCTGCAATGTCTTTTACATTTGACCATTTATTAAATGCAAGACGTTTCAGTGGAGTAGTTTATCAAGAAGAAAATGTGTATGGCGATCGTATGATTAAAGATTATATGAAAGAAAATGCACAAATGCAATTATTAGAATCTGAGCGCGTAAAAGAAAAAATTCGCGACTTTGAACAAGATATGTGGAATTATTAA
- a CDS encoding NAD(P)/FAD-dependent oxidoreductase, which yields MIDFLIVGNGLAGISFAEIALQNNKSVFVFDNNSQPSSRVAGGLYNPVVLKRFSEVWKAKEQIDFAFPLYHNIQTKLDVVFDFEMPILRKLFSIEEQNNWFQAADKPNLAPFLDSKLVTNSYESIASPFHYGKVNHTGYLEISILIGAYSNYLKSLNSFSDDAFVYDEIEFLDGFIQYKNIKARHIIFAEGFGLHANPYFNDLPLDGTKGELLIIKAPKLQLDVVVKSSVFILPIGKDLYKVGATYDWSDKTNKPTEAGKQELVEKLSELISCDFEIIKHFAGVRPTVKDRRPLVGTHPIHSQLHVLNGLGTRGVMLGPYLANQLFQHIENSIPLEKEIDITRCYKKNRN from the coding sequence ATGATAGATTTTTTAATCGTTGGAAATGGTTTAGCTGGTATTTCATTTGCTGAAATTGCCCTACAAAACAATAAATCAGTTTTTGTATTTGATAATAATTCGCAACCTTCATCTCGCGTAGCCGGTGGATTATATAATCCAGTTGTGTTAAAGCGTTTCAGTGAAGTTTGGAAAGCTAAAGAACAAATCGACTTTGCATTCCCGTTGTATCATAATATTCAAACTAAATTAGATGTGGTTTTCGATTTTGAAATGCCAATTCTTCGTAAATTATTTTCTATAGAAGAACAAAATAATTGGTTCCAAGCAGCTGATAAACCAAATTTAGCACCTTTTTTAGATTCAAAATTAGTTACAAATTCTTATGAAAGTATTGCTTCTCCATTTCACTATGGAAAAGTGAATCATACTGGTTATCTTGAAATTTCAATTTTAATAGGAGCGTATTCTAATTATCTGAAATCACTAAATAGTTTTTCTGACGATGCTTTTGTTTATGATGAAATTGAATTTTTAGATGGATTCATTCAATATAAAAACATTAAAGCTAGGCATATTATCTTTGCAGAAGGTTTTGGATTACACGCTAATCCTTATTTTAATGATTTGCCGTTAGACGGAACTAAAGGTGAATTGTTAATTATAAAAGCACCAAAATTGCAATTAGATGTAGTTGTAAAATCAAGTGTTTTTATTTTACCCATAGGTAAAGATTTATACAAAGTTGGAGCAACGTATGATTGGTCAGATAAAACGAACAAGCCAACCGAAGCTGGAAAACAAGAATTAGTTGAAAAACTTTCTGAATTAATTTCGTGTGATTTTGAAATTATAAAACATTTTGCGGGTGTTCGCCCAACAGTTAAAGACAGAAGACCATTAGTTGGAACACATCCAATTCATTCGCAATTGCATGTTTTAAACGGTTTAGGTACTCGTGGAGTTATGCTTGGTCCTTATTTAGCGAATCAACTATTTCAGCATATTGAAAATAGTATTCCTTTGGAAAAAGAAATTGATATTACTAGATGTTATAAAAAAAACCGAAACTAA
- a CDS encoding DUF983 domain-containing protein — protein MLKKGSKLNSILTGSCPTCHEESMYLDKNPYNVVDVYKMHENCSHCGTKYKMEPSFFYGAMYVSYALGIAFGVAAFIITYFFVGEKSLINNFIVIIATLIVFMPVIMRLSRNVWINMFMSYDKDWEKHKGEKKATLR, from the coding sequence ATGTTAAAAAAAGGATCCAAATTAAATAGTATTTTAACAGGAAGTTGTCCAACTTGTCATGAAGAAAGCATGTATTTAGACAAAAATCCGTATAATGTTGTTGATGTTTATAAAATGCACGAAAATTGTAGTCATTGTGGAACCAAATATAAAATGGAACCTTCTTTTTTTTATGGAGCCATGTATGTGAGTTATGCACTTGGAATTGCATTTGGTGTAGCTGCATTTATTATCACTTATTTCTTTGTTGGTGAAAAAAGTTTAATTAATAATTTCATCGTAATTATTGCAACATTAATCGTTTTTATGCCAGTAATTATGCGTTTATCAAGAAACGTATGGATTAATATGTTTATGAGTTATGATAAGGACTGGGAAAAACACAAAGGAGAGAAAAAAGCGACACTTAGATAA